From Streptomyces sp. NBC_01460, a single genomic window includes:
- a CDS encoding ABC transporter ATP-binding protein — protein sequence MIQFDTVHKRFPNGTTAVHDLTLEMPEGGVTVLVGSSGCGKTTTLRMINRMVDPTSGTIRVNGKDVLEQDAAELRRSIGYVIQQSGLFPHRTVLDNIATVPLLLGWGRRKARARAAELLETVGLAADAGKRYPHQLSGGQQQRVGVARALAADPPVLLMDEPFGAVDPVVRTQLQDELLRLQRELSKTIVFVTHDIDEAVRLGDRIAVFRTGGHLVQCAGPAELLARPSDAFVADFLGAERGLKLLSLTTLAEVPQGPAPEGTRWQLTLDAARKPLAWRDTETDAEAPVRPLRDTDSLLSALNESIAAPSALVARVDAQGVLTGVTSRADIHDHAGHVHSAASTVAA from the coding sequence ATGATCCAATTCGATACGGTCCACAAGCGCTTCCCGAACGGCACAACCGCGGTGCACGACCTCACCCTCGAGATGCCGGAAGGGGGCGTGACCGTCCTCGTCGGGTCTTCCGGTTGCGGCAAGACGACGACGCTCCGCATGATCAACCGGATGGTCGATCCGACCTCCGGGACGATCAGGGTCAACGGCAAGGACGTCCTGGAGCAGGACGCCGCCGAGCTGCGCCGCTCCATCGGTTACGTGATCCAGCAGTCCGGGCTCTTCCCGCACCGCACGGTCCTGGACAACATCGCGACCGTGCCGCTGCTGCTCGGCTGGGGCCGCAGGAAGGCCCGGGCGCGGGCGGCCGAACTCCTGGAGACGGTCGGCCTCGCCGCCGACGCCGGGAAGCGCTACCCCCACCAGCTCTCCGGCGGTCAGCAGCAGCGGGTCGGCGTGGCCCGCGCGCTCGCCGCCGACCCGCCCGTGCTGCTGATGGACGAGCCGTTCGGCGCCGTCGACCCCGTCGTCCGCACCCAGCTCCAGGACGAACTGCTGAGACTCCAGAGGGAGTTGAGCAAGACCATCGTCTTCGTCACGCACGACATCGACGAGGCCGTGCGGCTCGGCGACCGCATAGCCGTCTTCCGCACCGGCGGCCACCTCGTCCAGTGCGCGGGCCCCGCCGAACTCCTGGCCCGCCCCTCGGACGCCTTCGTCGCGGACTTCCTGGGCGCGGAGCGCGGCCTGAAGCTCCTGTCCCTGACGACGCTCGCGGAGGTCCCGCAGGGACCCGCTCCCGAAGGCACCCGCTGGCAGCTGACGCTCGACGCCGCCCGCAAGCCGCTGGCCTGGCGCGACACCGAGACGGACGCGGAGGCCCCGGTCCGGCCGCTGCGGGACACGGACTCCCTCCTCTCGGCGCTCAACGAGTCGATCGCCGCGCCGAGCGCCCTGGTCGCCCGGGTCGACGCGCAGGGCGTCCTCACGGGAGTGACCTCCCGCGCCGACATCCACGACCACGCGGGACACGTGCACAGCGCGGCGAGCACGGTGGCCGCGTGA